Proteins found in one Negativicutes bacterium genomic segment:
- a CDS encoding response regulator, translated as MRVLITDDSKMSIISVKHVFDGMEDVEIISAYNGVEALEQHRTFRPDVIFLDITMPVLDGLATLKIIRLLDRKVKIIIISSIANQKTVQQDCKKYDVLAILPKPLKKQEILELLGLGDAK; from the coding sequence ATGCGCGTATTGATTACCGATGATTCTAAAATGTCAATTATTAGTGTTAAACATGTTTTTGATGGGATGGAAGATGTAGAAATTATTTCAGCCTATAATGGGGTAGAAGCATTAGAGCAACATCGAACCTTTCGGCCTGATGTTATTTTTTTAGATATAACAATGCCGGTCTTAGATGGCTTGGCAACCTTGAAAATAATTAGGTTGTTAGATCGGAAGGTCAAAATTATTATTATCAGTTCAATTGCCAATCAAAAAACGGTGCAACAAGATTGTAAAAAGTACGATGTACTAGCTATTTTACCAAAACCACTGAAAAAACAGGAAATTTTAGAATTATTGGGATTGGGTGATGCTAAATGA